The Sulfolobus acidocaldarius DSM 639 genome has a window encoding:
- a CDS encoding DNA double-strand break repair nuclease NurA, which yields MYLRLNEVQKELRKLGEKTRQSVRNLTIPSPQKTQVPGEERFIINTLPEFKIDKINISSFQSVNFSSIASLDTSSKLLRSTFLHIGITGGAIKSERNGVLYHPLNIQDKFIFPITYLDVSRNLVEENLQMVELKNVMGFEYAIDEVLYEDGNVNTLYDVEDMLDEARLYTENQLMKTIQDDLLIVDGPIYPTPVELMPTFFSSFPKQKDEIKHWGKATHRWSMAKLIKDRISVLENRKAVGVVKRLENSRKLNKIFPDMGRLTDIEVLDLLSERQCSNVIYPEICVIGPFKLTTKVSVTREDSGNVILSENELKDRYAYYVILKLYGFTRSFFRIESFDLNVLNDSIPVVFGNVSYSSLPVWIDEVDRRAKEVVRALFYLSFEELNDILSFLHDTKLEAIEIGKTLSTNVPE from the coding sequence ATGTACTTGAGGTTAAATGAGGTACAGAAGGAGTTGAGAAAATTAGGGGAGAAAACCAGACAGAGCGTGAGGAATCTAACTATTCCCTCCCCTCAAAAAACTCAAGTCCCAGGGGAAGAGAGATTTATCATAAATACTCTCCCCGAATTTAAGATAGATAAAATAAATATATCCTCATTCCAAAGTGTAAACTTCTCCTCCATTGCCTCTCTGGATACATCAAGCAAACTGCTTAGGTCAACATTTTTACACATAGGAATTACAGGTGGTGCAATTAAATCTGAAAGAAACGGTGTATTATATCACCCACTAAATATTCAAGATAAATTCATTTTCCCAATAACTTACCTTGATGTTTCCAGGAATTTGGTTGAGGAAAATCTCCAGATGGTCGAGTTGAAAAACGTGATGGGATTTGAATACGCTATAGACGAGGTATTATATGAGGACGGAAATGTGAATACATTATACGACGTGGAGGACATGTTAGACGAGGCTAGGCTTTATACGGAAAATCAACTCATGAAGACTATTCAAGATGATTTATTGATCGTAGATGGACCCATATATCCCACACCTGTTGAGTTAATGCCAACATTCTTTTCCTCCTTCCCTAAGCAAAAAGATGAGATTAAACACTGGGGTAAGGCAACCCATAGATGGTCTATGGCAAAACTAATCAAGGATAGGATAAGCGTTCTGGAGAACAGAAAGGCTGTAGGAGTCGTCAAGAGACTCGAGAACTCGAGAAAACTAAATAAGATTTTTCCTGATATGGGTAGATTAACTGACATAGAGGTTCTAGATCTGTTATCAGAGAGACAATGCTCAAATGTAATTTATCCTGAAATCTGTGTTATTGGTCCATTTAAGTTGACCACTAAGGTAAGTGTTACAAGAGAAGATAGCGGGAACGTCATTTTAAGTGAAAACGAATTGAAAGATAGATATGCATACTATGTCATACTTAAACTCTATGGATTTACCAGGAGCTTCTTTAGGATAGAGTCGTTTGACTTGAACGTATTAAATGACTCAATTCCCGTAGTGTTCGGTAATGTCTCCTACTCTTCATTACCTGTATGGATAGATGAAGTGGATAGGAGAGCAAAAGAGGTTGTTAGAGCGTTATTTTACCTTTCTTTTGAGGAGTTGAATGACATTCTCTCTTTCCTCCATGATACTAAATTGGAGGCAATAGAAATAGGTAAGACCTTAAGCACTAATGTACCTGAATGA